From the genome of Staphylococcus haemolyticus, one region includes:
- a CDS encoding ATP-binding cassette domain-containing protein translates to MTNIEIIGAKQNNLKNINVTIPKHQLTVFTGRSGSGKSSLVFNTVAAESERLLNETYSSYVQHQLTQYEKPDVDQIKHLPVAMIINQKRLGGNSRSTVGTISDIYASVRLLWSRIGEPFVGYSDIFSFNNPKGMCQTCSGLGYVEDIDLNELLDYDKSLNEDAIKFPSFRPDSWRGKRYLYTGLFDNDKKLKDYTNEEMDTFLYTEPTKLKNPPSNWPRTAKFEGLIHRFRRSFLLNDNFEKKRFKEDIDRVVSKHDCPDCHGQRLNDTVLSCKINGLNIAEFTNLQIDEALAFLRKIKSDKARVIIEPLKKQLEALSYIGLNYLTLARETTSLSGGESQRIKLIRHLNSPLSDLIYIIDEPSVGLHPEDIQRINDIIQSLKDKGNTVLVVEHDPDVIKTADHIIDLGPLAGKNGGEITFTGSYNELLSSDTSTGQALNRQHQLKKTPRKSKDMLQIANISRNNLQNVSTKLPKHAMTVVTGVAGSGKSSLITAGFEREQEAIFIDQKPVHASNRSNLLTYLDIFDDVRSFFSQHTGLKKSMFSYNSEGACPECHGKGVLKTELAFMPDFSQICELCGGTRYRPEVLEAKVEGYSIADILALTVDEAIEKFSDSPGIIRPLQALADTGLNYMTLGQSLDTLSGGEIQRVKLSRYLTQDVTDKIFIFDEPTTGLHEDDLPILIDCFNHLIERGNTVILIEHNLTMMTQADWLIDIGPYAGDKGGQLLYAGEPEGIFDIDNSITAKHLKRYIGQ, encoded by the coding sequence ATGACTAATATAGAAATTATCGGTGCCAAACAAAATAACTTAAAAAATATAAATGTAACGATTCCAAAGCATCAATTAACAGTATTTACAGGTCGTTCAGGCTCGGGGAAGTCTTCCCTCGTCTTCAATACTGTAGCTGCAGAATCTGAAAGATTGTTAAATGAAACATATTCAAGTTATGTGCAACATCAACTGACACAATATGAAAAACCAGACGTCGATCAAATTAAGCATCTTCCTGTCGCAATGATTATTAATCAGAAACGTCTTGGCGGTAACTCTCGTTCAACTGTAGGTACAATTTCTGACATTTACGCGTCTGTCCGACTGCTATGGTCACGTATTGGCGAACCATTTGTCGGTTATTCAGATATCTTTTCTTTCAATAATCCTAAAGGTATGTGTCAAACATGTTCAGGACTAGGCTATGTTGAAGATATTGATTTAAATGAATTGCTTGATTATGATAAATCACTTAATGAGGATGCAATTAAATTCCCTTCATTTAGACCTGATAGTTGGCGAGGTAAACGTTATTTATATACAGGTTTATTTGATAATGATAAGAAATTAAAAGATTATACGAATGAAGAAATGGATACGTTTTTATACACCGAACCAACTAAATTAAAGAATCCACCGTCAAATTGGCCTAGAACTGCCAAATTTGAAGGATTAATTCATCGATTCCGCCGTTCATTTTTACTTAATGATAATTTCGAAAAGAAACGTTTTAAAGAAGATATTGACCGAGTGGTATCGAAACATGATTGTCCTGATTGTCATGGTCAACGTCTTAATGACACTGTATTAAGCTGTAAAATCAATGGCTTAAATATTGCAGAATTCACAAACCTACAAATTGATGAGGCGTTAGCCTTTTTAAGAAAAATAAAATCAGACAAAGCCCGTGTGATTATAGAGCCACTTAAGAAACAACTAGAAGCATTAAGTTATATTGGGTTGAATTATTTAACACTAGCGCGAGAAACAACTTCACTATCTGGTGGTGAGTCACAACGTATTAAACTCATTCGTCACCTTAATAGTCCTTTAAGCGACTTAATCTATATTATTGATGAACCAAGTGTCGGACTACATCCAGAGGATATTCAGCGTATCAACGATATCATTCAATCCTTAAAAGATAAGGGCAACACAGTCCTCGTTGTAGAACATGATCCAGATGTTATAAAGACCGCTGATCATATTATTGATTTAGGACCTTTAGCAGGCAAAAATGGTGGTGAAATTACATTTACTGGCTCTTATAATGAATTACTCAGTTCCGACACAAGTACTGGTCAAGCGTTGAACCGACAGCATCAACTTAAAAAAACGCCACGTAAATCGAAAGACATGCTTCAAATTGCTAATATTAGTCGCAATAACTTACAAAATGTCTCAACTAAACTACCTAAGCATGCAATGACTGTTGTTACAGGTGTTGCAGGTTCAGGTAAAAGTTCACTCATCACTGCAGGATTTGAACGTGAACAAGAGGCTATCTTTATTGACCAGAAACCTGTCCATGCATCAAATCGTTCTAATCTACTTACTTATTTAGATATCTTTGATGATGTACGTAGTTTCTTTAGTCAACATACTGGTCTTAAGAAGAGTATGTTCAGCTATAATTCAGAAGGTGCCTGTCCGGAATGTCATGGTAAAGGTGTTTTAAAAACGGAACTTGCATTTATGCCAGACTTTTCACAAATATGTGAATTATGTGGTGGTACAAGATATCGTCCAGAAGTGTTAGAAGCTAAAGTAGAAGGTTATTCTATTGCGGATATTTTAGCATTAACCGTGGATGAAGCCATTGAGAAATTTAGCGACAGTCCAGGTATTATACGACCGCTTCAAGCATTAGCGGATACAGGATTAAACTATATGACTCTCGGACAATCATTAGATACCCTTTCAGGTGGTGAAATTCAACGTGTGAAACTAAGCCGTTACCTGACACAAGATGTGACCGATAAGATCTTTATCTTTGATGAGCCAACAACTGGGCTACATGAAGATGATTTGCCAATTCTAATCGATTGCTTTAACCATCTTATTGAAAGAGGCAATACGGTTATCTTGATTGAACATAATTTAACGATGATGACTCAGGCGGATTGGTTAATTGATATTGGGCCTTATGCTGGAGATAAAGGTGGCCAATTACTTTACGCGGGTGAACCTGAAGGCATCTTTGACATCGACAATTCCATAACCGCTAAACATTTAAAACGATATATTGGCCAATAA
- a CDS encoding arylamine N-acetyltransferase family protein, with protein sequence MDIQAIEHYLNIDASKYNEPSLEALNYYNKRYMLTVPFENINVQNGVPISVEINDLYDKLINQQRGGFCYEMNHFFGTYLEEKGFTVYRMSATVEQPNGNRSPEGSHMSLVVPINDVNYVADVGFGDLPLQALPITNIDPTHPVTDITGEFRAISEHEGTYSIQKLEDDSWITRYEARFQPKQIEDFEDMIQYNSQHPDSIFVQQLIVTQPQSYGRATMSLQHLTLSKQDGKNKYDVTSDNYRNILKEYFNLDVKIKPLEA encoded by the coding sequence ATGGATATTCAAGCTATCGAACACTATTTAAATATAGATGCATCAAAATATAATGAACCTTCACTTGAAGCGCTCAATTATTACAATAAACGCTATATGTTGACGGTTCCTTTTGAAAATATCAATGTCCAAAATGGCGTACCTATATCTGTAGAAATTAATGATTTGTATGATAAATTGATCAATCAGCAACGAGGTGGTTTCTGTTACGAAATGAATCATTTCTTTGGGACTTACCTTGAAGAAAAAGGCTTTACCGTATATCGTATGTCTGCGACTGTTGAACAGCCTAATGGCAATCGCAGTCCAGAAGGTTCACACATGTCACTTGTTGTTCCAATTAATGATGTAAATTATGTTGCAGATGTAGGCTTCGGTGACTTACCTTTACAGGCCTTACCTATTACAAATATAGATCCAACTCATCCAGTTACAGATATTACAGGTGAATTCCGAGCAATTTCAGAGCATGAAGGAACTTATAGCATTCAGAAACTCGAAGACGATAGTTGGATCACACGTTACGAGGCTCGCTTCCAACCTAAGCAAATAGAAGATTTTGAAGATATGATTCAATATAATTCACAACATCCAGATTCTATTTTTGTACAACAACTTATCGTTACTCAACCACAATCATACGGACGTGCTACGATGTCCTTACAACATCTAACGCTAAGTAAACAGGATGGTAAAAATAAATATGATGTAACTTCAGATAACTACCGAAATATTTTAAAAGAATACTTTAATCTTGATGTTAAAATCAAACCACTCGAAGCATAA
- a CDS encoding ABC transporter ATP-binding protein, protein MEHLLQVQHLNKSYKKSNFYLKDISLTLQPGEVIGLIGKNGSGKSTLINTLVGNRFKDSGDISFFDQVVSDKDYAYKEHIGVVFDDLRVPDKLEIKDMDKVFANIFKTWNSDRFFEVIQRFELPTNAQIKTFSRGMRMKAALAMALAHDTKLLILDEATAGMDVSGREEVIEMLEDYISEGNDILISSHISEDIEHLATKLVFMRDGEIVLQESKEELLNQYGIVEVDEHVDLDIPQDIIIASRVRQGQRQILIKDWSSVTNAHPLSTIDDATKLIMRGDK, encoded by the coding sequence ATGGAACATCTATTGCAAGTGCAACATCTCAACAAGTCTTATAAGAAATCGAATTTCTATTTGAAAGATATTTCTTTAACACTTCAACCTGGCGAAGTTATTGGTTTAATTGGTAAGAATGGTTCAGGTAAATCAACATTGATTAATACATTAGTTGGTAACCGTTTTAAAGATTCTGGAGATATTTCATTTTTTGATCAAGTTGTCTCAGATAAGGATTATGCATACAAAGAGCATATTGGCGTTGTATTTGATGACTTACGTGTGCCTGATAAACTCGAAATTAAAGATATGGATAAAGTTTTTGCGAATATTTTCAAAACATGGAACAGTGATCGTTTCTTTGAAGTCATTCAGCGTTTCGAATTACCAACTAACGCACAAATTAAGACGTTCTCAAGAGGAATGCGTATGAAAGCAGCCTTAGCCATGGCTCTAGCGCATGATACAAAATTACTCATACTGGACGAAGCAACTGCTGGTATGGACGTATCAGGACGTGAAGAAGTCATTGAAATGTTGGAAGACTATATTTCTGAGGGGAATGACATACTCATTTCATCTCATATTTCCGAAGATATAGAACATTTAGCTACAAAATTAGTCTTTATGCGTGATGGTGAAATTGTACTTCAAGAAAGCAAGGAAGAATTGTTAAATCAATATGGTATTGTCGAAGTTGATGAGCATGTTGATTTAGACATTCCACAAGACATCATCATTGCATCAAGAGTGAGACAAGGTCAACGCCAAATCTTAATCAAGGATTGGTCTAGTGTAACGAACGCTCACCCACTTAGCACTATTGATGACGCAACAAAATTAATTATGAGAGGTGATAAATAA
- a CDS encoding TetR/AcrR family transcriptional regulator, with the protein MNKQDLRVQKTHQALITSFSDLLQTKSFEQITVQDLCAKANVRRSTFYRHFNDKYDLLNHVVGTLIDHFRELYLPDINPDNPRHFFEKLMRDALTFIHDNKGIVRSVITLNFYGEVYTIFYEQIYKAVQKQIEFDRQSGQFYVDVTIYGEFLTGGILSVITNWIQHGQQQSIDKVTKEIVNMICGAREVHLKKLS; encoded by the coding sequence TTGAACAAACAAGATTTACGCGTCCAAAAAACACATCAAGCCCTAATTACTTCATTTTCTGATTTACTACAAACTAAATCTTTTGAACAAATAACGGTTCAAGACTTATGTGCAAAAGCAAATGTACGACGATCAACCTTTTATCGTCATTTTAATGATAAGTATGACTTGTTAAATCATGTTGTCGGCACGTTGATTGATCATTTTAGAGAGCTATATTTACCCGACATTAATCCCGACAACCCACGACATTTTTTTGAGAAATTGATGAGAGATGCTTTGACATTTATTCACGATAATAAAGGCATTGTCCGTAGCGTTATAACACTCAATTTTTACGGCGAAGTTTATACTATTTTTTATGAACAAATCTATAAAGCAGTTCAAAAGCAAATTGAATTTGATCGACAGAGTGGTCAATTTTATGTAGATGTAACAATATATGGAGAATTTTTAACTGGAGGTATTTTGAGCGTCATCACGAATTGGATTCAACATGGACAACAGCAATCGATTGATAAAGTGACGAAAGAAATTGTTAATATGATATGTGGCGCAAGAGAAGTACATTTGAAGAAACTGAGCTAA
- a CDS encoding RrF2 family transcriptional regulator, which produces MKLSIGWEQAVYVLLMLNLLSEHSVMTSTALSDRLNVSDSYLKKIIKALVKEGLVNSSTGKNGGFSLNKPLNQITFYDVFLAIEGRDAIFSSQQLLKPFLGEKEGQRAEMCVVSNALNKIEATLISTLNSITLDEVNQNIVTKYRLNDLNQWALTNSKTL; this is translated from the coding sequence ATGAAATTATCTATAGGATGGGAACAAGCCGTCTATGTTCTCTTAATGCTGAATCTACTATCAGAACATAGCGTGATGACCTCTACTGCTTTAAGTGATCGTTTAAATGTTTCAGATTCTTATTTAAAGAAGATTATTAAAGCTCTTGTTAAAGAAGGTCTCGTTAATTCTTCTACGGGCAAAAATGGTGGCTTTTCTTTAAATAAGCCTTTAAATCAAATCACATTTTATGATGTTTTTCTAGCAATTGAAGGTCGAGACGCGATCTTTTCTAGTCAGCAATTATTGAAGCCCTTCTTAGGTGAAAAGGAAGGTCAAAGAGCAGAAATGTGCGTAGTTAGTAATGCTTTAAATAAAATTGAAGCTACTCTAATTTCAACATTAAATTCTATTACGCTAGATGAAGTCAATCAAAACATCGTCACAAAATATCGTCTAAATGATTTAAACCAATGGGCCTTAACAAATAGCAAAACACTGTAA
- a CDS encoding DUF3169 family protein, with protein sequence MKVKRYLLLLVLGGIIGGFVGSSMGSINTFLSNVNFAHIHFGLITCIIASLIIIGLTFYLWKVQKDALKFKNQSLNSIEDDDADLFEKKSNLNFNKSSIIAYIQLIISFVALLLIVFGHGSNIDVLYAIIPYMLTIIPSIMLGFFNRRFDSRYPKIGEKNYTEKTLALLDEGERHIAIVSMYKNYGVNLALLMFAIIFLGIFSIDTGSNQTLGILFLIIIFAYNSLGYMLKVRKFYKS encoded by the coding sequence ATGAAAGTAAAACGCTATCTTCTATTACTTGTACTTGGTGGCATTATTGGTGGTTTTGTGGGTTCTTCAATGGGAAGTATTAATACTTTTCTATCAAATGTTAATTTTGCACATATCCATTTTGGGTTAATCACTTGTATCATTGCATCGCTAATTATCATTGGTCTTACATTTTATTTGTGGAAAGTTCAAAAAGATGCGCTTAAATTTAAAAATCAAAGTCTCAATTCGATTGAAGATGATGATGCTGATTTATTCGAAAAGAAATCCAACTTAAACTTCAATAAATCTAGTATCATCGCATATATTCAATTAATTATAAGTTTTGTTGCGCTTTTATTAATCGTCTTTGGCCATGGTTCAAATATTGATGTATTGTACGCTATCATCCCTTATATGTTGACCATCATACCTTCAATAATGCTAGGCTTTTTCAATCGTCGTTTCGATTCACGTTATCCTAAAATAGGAGAAAAAAATTATACTGAAAAAACCTTAGCACTATTGGATGAAGGTGAACGTCATATCGCTATAGTAAGTATGTATAAAAATTACGGAGTAAACTTAGCACTATTAATGTTCGCAATTATATTTTTAGGTATCTTCTCTATTGATACTGGCTCAAATCAAACATTAGGGATACTATTCTTAATCATTATTTTCGCATACAACAGCTTAGGTTATATGTTAAAAGTACGTAAATTTTACAAATCTTAG
- a CDS encoding DMT family transporter, with protein MNLHQRSYLYFYICIILTTICMGSSFPTGKYLISIEHVPPMLLGGWRFTIAGFIILLVLFLKRGVKYVLPSIDHNSYKGFIFVATIGLLQTAGTMGLLNIAMSLGVSSSMSAVLLFTNPLWLAVLAHFILKERLTMIKVVALVIGVIGVTICLGLDRSLLGWGACVALLGSLCWSCNTVVTKQFKFDKGAWVLTGWQLLFGGIIMFLISQLLGERYHIGQLNGWGWVWFWWLVFPASIGSFGLWFSSLNLRGATISSSFLFLVPLFSTIFSIIGLGEPFTLHIMIGGLCVVVALIAINYSPHHLSN; from the coding sequence ATGAATTTACATCAACGTTCGTACTTATATTTCTATATATGTATCATTTTGACGACCATATGTATGGGCTCTTCTTTTCCAACTGGGAAGTACCTCATCTCAATTGAACACGTGCCACCTATGTTACTAGGCGGATGGCGTTTTACCATCGCGGGATTCATTATCTTATTGGTTTTATTTTTGAAAAGGGGCGTTAAATATGTATTACCATCAATTGATCATAATAGTTATAAAGGCTTTATATTTGTCGCTACAATCGGTTTATTACAAACGGCTGGAACAATGGGATTATTAAATATAGCAATGTCATTGGGTGTATCCTCTTCAATGTCTGCCGTTTTACTGTTTACCAATCCATTATGGTTAGCTGTTCTTGCGCATTTTATACTGAAAGAGCGTTTAACAATGATTAAAGTGGTTGCACTCGTGATTGGTGTGATTGGGGTTACGATATGTCTAGGGTTAGACCGTTCATTGCTAGGGTGGGGCGCGTGTGTCGCATTACTTGGTTCACTATGTTGGTCATGTAATACTGTCGTGACTAAGCAATTTAAGTTTGATAAAGGCGCCTGGGTATTAACGGGATGGCAGCTATTATTTGGTGGCATCATCATGTTCTTGATTAGCCAATTGTTAGGAGAGCGCTATCACATTGGACAATTGAATGGTTGGGGATGGGTATGGTTTTGGTGGCTTGTGTTTCCTGCGTCTATTGGATCATTTGGATTATGGTTTAGCAGTTTAAATTTACGAGGTGCTACGATTTCGAGCAGTTTTCTATTTTTAGTGCCCTTATTTTCAACCATTTTTTCAATTATAGGGTTAGGTGAACCTTTCACATTGCACATTATGATAGGCGGATTATGTGTTGTGGTCGCATTGATTGCAATTAATTATTCACCACATCACTTAAGTAATTAA
- a CDS encoding oleate hydratase, whose amino-acid sequence MYYSNGNYEAFARPKKPENVEVKSAYLIGSGLASLAAACFLIRDGQMDGSKIHVLEELSKPGGSLDGDELPLKGYVVRGGREMENHFECLWDLFRSIPSLEMDNASVLDEFYWLNKEDPNYSRCRVIEKRGHQLSTDGDFTLTPQAIKEIIHLCLMKEETLNDVKITDVFSNDFLHSNFWIYWKTMFAFEPWHSAMEMRRYLMRFVHHIGGLADFSALKFTKYNQYESLVLPMIAYLESHGVQFQYDVQVLNIKVDITTKEKVAREIQLKRSGKDDIIPLTPDDLVFVTNGSITESSTYGDNNTPAPPTKEIGGSWTLWRNLAKQSPEFGCPEKFYHRLPDKSWFVSATATTNNMTIINTIEQICKRDPLAGKTVTGGIVTVNDSKWQMSFTVNRQQQFKSQPEDEVSVWIYALYSNVNGDYIHKPITECSGNEICQEWLYHMGVPINQIEDLAKTQCNTIPVYMPYICSYFMPRSIGDRPLVVPENARNIAFIGNFAETERDTVFTTEYSVRTAMEAVYQLLDIDRGVPEVVATEFDLRILMDALYELNDGKNLSELSEHNKIQKLALNAFLKKIKGTYIEELLHQHKLL is encoded by the coding sequence ATGTACTATAGTAATGGAAATTATGAAGCATTTGCACGTCCTAAAAAACCAGAAAATGTAGAGGTTAAATCAGCTTATCTTATTGGTTCCGGATTAGCATCTCTAGCTGCTGCATGTTTCTTGATTAGAGACGGACAAATGGATGGGTCAAAAATCCATGTTTTAGAAGAATTATCTAAACCTGGTGGAAGTTTAGATGGAGATGAACTTCCTTTGAAAGGCTATGTTGTGAGAGGTGGAAGAGAAATGGAGAACCATTTCGAATGTTTGTGGGATTTATTTCGCTCCATCCCGTCACTTGAAATGGATAATGCTTCTGTTCTAGATGAGTTTTATTGGTTAAATAAAGAAGATCCTAATTACTCACGTTGTCGTGTTATTGAGAAAAGGGGGCATCAGTTATCTACTGATGGTGATTTTACTTTGACGCCACAAGCCATTAAAGAAATCATTCATTTATGTTTAATGAAAGAAGAGACATTAAACGACGTGAAGATTACGGATGTCTTCTCAAATGACTTTTTGCATTCGAATTTCTGGATCTATTGGAAAACGATGTTCGCATTTGAGCCATGGCATTCTGCAATGGAGATGCGTCGATATTTAATGCGCTTTGTACATCATATTGGAGGATTAGCAGATTTCAGTGCCCTTAAGTTCACCAAATATAATCAATATGAATCACTAGTTCTTCCGATGATTGCTTACTTAGAGTCCCACGGTGTGCAATTTCAATATGATGTTCAAGTGTTGAATATAAAAGTAGATATCACAACAAAAGAGAAGGTTGCGCGTGAAATACAACTTAAGCGTTCAGGTAAAGATGATATCATTCCTCTAACGCCAGATGATTTAGTATTTGTTACAAATGGTAGTATCACTGAAAGTTCAACTTATGGAGATAACAACACACCCGCACCCCCTACAAAAGAAATCGGTGGTAGTTGGACGTTATGGCGTAATCTTGCCAAACAGAGCCCTGAGTTTGGTTGTCCCGAAAAGTTCTATCATCGTTTACCAGACAAAAGTTGGTTTGTATCAGCAACCGCGACGACAAATAACATGACAATTATTAATACAATCGAGCAAATTTGTAAACGAGACCCTCTAGCCGGCAAGACAGTGACAGGTGGTATTGTTACTGTTAATGATTCTAAATGGCAAATGAGTTTTACTGTTAATCGTCAACAACAATTTAAAAGCCAACCCGAAGACGAGGTGAGCGTTTGGATCTATGCATTATACTCAAACGTAAACGGGGATTACATCCATAAACCTATCACTGAATGCAGTGGAAATGAAATTTGCCAAGAATGGTTATATCATATGGGCGTTCCTATCAATCAAATTGAAGACCTCGCTAAAACGCAATGTAATACGATACCAGTCTATATGCCATATATCTGTTCTTATTTTATGCCTAGATCCATTGGAGACAGACCACTTGTCGTGCCTGAAAATGCTCGCAACATAGCCTTTATTGGTAATTTTGCAGAAACAGAAAGAGATACTGTATTTACCACTGAATATTCGGTAAGGACTGCTATGGAAGCAGTATACCAATTATTGGACATAGATAGAGGTGTCCCTGAAGTGGTTGCAACAGAATTCGACCTTCGTATATTGATGGATGCCTTATATGAACTTAATGATGGTAAAAATCTATCAGAACTCTCAGAACATAACAAAATACAGAAACTCGCTCTTAACGCTTTCTTGAAGAAAATAAAAGGTACCTATATCGAAGAATTGTTGCACCAACACAAGTTACTATAA
- a CDS encoding helix-turn-helix transcriptional regulator: MRNRLKELRARDGFNQTQLAKQAGISRQTVSLIERNDFMPSILTAVKIARIFNEPVENVFIFEEGDL; encoded by the coding sequence TTGCGAAATCGTCTTAAAGAATTACGTGCTCGCGATGGCTTCAATCAAACACAACTCGCTAAACAAGCCGGTATCTCACGGCAAACAGTTTCTTTGATTGAACGGAATGATTTTATGCCGTCCATTTTAACAGCCGTTAAAATTGCGCGTATATTCAATGAACCAGTTGAAAATGTCTTTATATTTGAGGAGGGAGATTTATGA
- the pbp4 gene encoding penicillin-binding protein PBP4: MFGKFVKGIGIITTISLLHTSISDASESPVTIANKEKNSSISTKYQPSGVMLTTDQGQILYNYRGNNQVDPASMSKMMTLYLTYEAIENGKLKLNDKVKITNKYATMSNLPNLSSVSLKQGQTYTIEELIKQTTLASSNAAAMILGEKVSGDNNTFTNKMNQQAKSFNMTNTNFVNPAGTQNSLLDQYAPSKFKKQDFPKSTAKDMNLLMQALIKKYPQILQISKLPRDTQRGNTFKSTNLSLKGQPLYLPGTDGLKTGTSNKGYNIALTNKQDQLRLNETIMNVKPFGDVNAKYNRNRIGNQIIKQYRQKYEYKKVLTEGDHEIDGKKYHVKKDLYDVVPKDKSKWHLAINSKGKVYVHYYRDFLPGSQYPRVAADKKWKWF, translated from the coding sequence TTGTTTGGTAAATTTGTAAAAGGAATAGGTATTATCACTACGATTTCGTTATTACATACTTCGATAAGTGATGCGAGTGAATCGCCAGTAACTATTGCTAATAAAGAAAAGAATAGTAGTATTAGTACGAAATATCAGCCTAGTGGTGTCATGCTTACTACTGATCAAGGGCAAATTCTATATAATTACCGGGGAAATAATCAGGTTGACCCTGCTTCTATGTCTAAAATGATGACCTTATATTTAACTTATGAAGCGATTGAGAATGGGAAGTTAAAGCTCAATGACAAAGTGAAAATTACAAATAAGTATGCTACCATGTCCAACCTACCAAACCTATCATCAGTATCATTGAAACAAGGTCAAACGTATACTATTGAAGAATTAATTAAACAAACCACTTTAGCATCAAGTAATGCCGCAGCAATGATATTAGGTGAGAAAGTAAGTGGCGATAATAATACATTTACTAATAAAATGAATCAACAAGCTAAATCGTTTAATATGACTAATACAAACTTTGTCAATCCGGCAGGTACGCAAAATAGTTTGTTAGATCAATATGCACCTTCAAAATTTAAAAAACAAGATTTCCCTAAAAGTACCGCTAAAGATATGAACCTTTTAATGCAAGCGTTAATTAAGAAGTATCCTCAGATATTACAAATATCTAAGTTGCCACGGGATACTCAAAGAGGAAATACTTTTAAAAGTACGAATCTATCTTTAAAAGGACAACCACTATATTTACCTGGTACAGATGGCTTAAAGACAGGTACAAGTAATAAGGGTTATAACATTGCACTAACAAATAAGCAAGATCAATTACGTCTAAATGAAACAATAATGAATGTGAAACCCTTTGGTGATGTAAATGCGAAGTACAATAGAAATAGAATAGGTAATCAAATCATTAAACAATATCGTCAAAAATATGAATATAAGAAAGTGTTAACTGAAGGAGACCATGAGATAGATGGCAAGAAATATCATGTAAAAAAAGATTTATATGATGTTGTCCCTAAAGACAAATCCAAATGGCATCTGGCTATCAATAGTAAAGGCAAAGTTTATGTTCATTATTATAGGGACTTCTTACCAGGCAGTCAGTATCCACGTGTAGCTGCTGATAAAAAATGGAAATGGTTCTAA
- a CDS encoding ABC-2 transporter permease, whose product MKGLILSSFYASKKSLITYLIVAIVASFLFAFINPAMACFLPMIFLLSPVTDNLKREKDSKWMYYISTLPTHRSAYIKSYFAFYGILIFIGLIIGLIAVLAIHQNLMLTLISGLVGIGAAGTYAIMFPLTFKFGPENSNVIMISTSVIVLILFFITYFGVIMSAIVRSGSFSDLGTNPTDILFISLYAILGLICLVASYFISIAIFNKQEL is encoded by the coding sequence ATGAAAGGTCTAATTTTAAGTAGTTTCTATGCATCTAAAAAGTCACTTATCACATATTTAATTGTAGCCATTGTAGCAAGTTTCTTATTCGCTTTTATAAATCCAGCAATGGCATGTTTCTTACCAATGATTTTCTTATTGTCACCAGTGACGGATAACTTAAAGCGAGAAAAAGATTCTAAATGGATGTATTATATTTCAACATTGCCAACACATCGAAGTGCTTATATTAAAAGCTATTTCGCATTTTATGGCATACTCATCTTTATCGGATTAATTATTGGTTTAATTGCAGTATTAGCGATACATCAGAATTTAATGTTAACACTTATTTCAGGTTTAGTAGGTATTGGCGCTGCAGGCACATACGCTATCATGTTCCCGTTAACATTTAAATTTGGTCCTGAAAATTCAAATGTCATCATGATTTCAACATCGGTTATCGTTCTTATTTTATTCTTTATTACTTACTTTGGTGTTATTATGTCTGCCATTGTACGTTCAGGTTCATTCTCTGATTTAGGAACAAATCCTACAGATATCCTTTTCATTAGTCTATATGCAATACTTGGTTTGATTTGTTTAGTGGCTTCTTATTTCATTTCAATAGCCATTTTCAACAAACAAGAACTGTAA